One region of Salvia miltiorrhiza cultivar Shanhuang (shh) chromosome 3, IMPLAD_Smil_shh, whole genome shotgun sequence genomic DNA includes:
- the LOC131015052 gene encoding exocyst complex component EXO70A1-like: protein MDKGIENLISARKLLKANVEKSKALGLSLEKAGPRLNEINQRLPSLEVAIRPIRAQRDALSTVGGHINRAVVPAAAVLKVFDAIHGLEKSLSDPQHNLQGYLGVLKRLEEALRFLGEHCGMAIQWLGDIVEYLEDHKVADDWYISGLKKALDSLRRLEVGEEKGRLDGGLYEVALNRLENEFRRLLTENSVPLPMSSQSLPGERACIAPSPLPVAVIHKLQAILGRLITNGRLENCVSIYIEVRSSNVRASLQALNLDYLEISVSEFNDVASIEVYIAQWGKHLEFAVKHLFEAEYKLCNDVFERMGLDVWKSCFAKIAAQAGFLAFLQFGKTVTESKKDPIKMLKLLDIFDSLSKLRLDFNKLFGGAPCAEIQNLTRDLIKRLIEGACEIFWELLVQVELQRQTPPPSDCSIPRVVTFITDYCNKLLGDDYKPILTQALVIERSWKHEKFQERILVNELLNLVKAIEHNLETWSKAYEEAAPSYLFLMNNHWHLYKYLKETKLGGLLGDSWLRDHEQCAGYYSTSYLRESWGKLPALLSREGLILFSGGRATARNLVKQRLKAFNEAFDEMYKKQGSWIVADKDLREKTRQVIVQTIVPVYRSYMQNYGPLVEQDQSSSKYAKYTAQSIEKMLDSLFLPKPLKHGSSFKARRLSGKFNNAVVDQYKASPTVTA from the coding sequence ATGGATAAAGGGATTGAGAATTTGATATCTGCTAGAAAGTTGTTGAAAGCCAATGTGGAGAAGTCCAAAGCTTTAGGTTTGTCTTTAGAGAAAGCTGGACCTAGGCTAAATGAGATTAATCAAAGATTACCATCGTTGGAGGTGGCTATCCGGCCTATACGGGCTCAACGGGACGCCCTTAGCACTGTAGGTGGCCACATTAATCGAGCTGTGGTTCCAGCAGCTGCGGTTCTTAAGGTTTTTGATGCCATTCATGGGCTTGAGAAGTCGTTGTCGGATCCCCAACACAATCTTCAGGGGTACCTAGGCGTGCTCAAACGCCTTGAAGAGGCGTTGAGGTTCTTGGGCGAGCATTGTGGGATGGCAATCCAGTGGTTGGGTGATATAGTCGAGTATTTGGAGGATCATAAGGTGGCGGATGACTGGTATATCTCGGGTTTGAAGAAGGCGTTGGACAGCCTTCGGAGATTGGAGGTAGGTGAGGAGAAGGGCCGCCTTGATGGGGGGCTGTATGAGGTTGCGTTGAATAGATTGGAGAATGAGTTTAGGCGGCTGTTGACGGAAAACAGTGTTCCATTGCCAATGTCGTCTCAATCTTTGCCTGGTGAACGAGCCTGCATTGCTCCGTCACCTCTGCCGGTGGCTGTTATTCACAAGTTGCAAGCTATCTTAGGGAGATTGATTACTAATGGCCGGCTTGAAAACTGCGTGTCTATCTATATTGAGGTGCGGAGTTCAAATGTCCGGGCTAGTTTGCAGGCGCTTAATTTGGATTATCTTGAGATATCTGTCTCGGAGTTCAATGATGTGGCGAGCATTGAGGTGTATATAGCTCAGTGGGGCAAGCATCTTGAATTTGCCGTGAAGCATCTCTTTGAAGCCGAGTACAAGCTATGCAACGACGTGTTTGAAAGGATGGGGTTGGACGTTTGGAAGAGCTGCTTCGCGAAGATAGCTGCGCAGGCTGGATTTCTCGCCTTCCTGCAGTTTGGAAAGACGGTTACAGAGAGCAAGAAGGATCCGATCAAGATGTTGAAGCTTCTCGACATCTTTGATTCCTTAAGCAAGCTTAGGTTGGATTTCAACAAGCTCTTTGGTGGAGCTCCCTGTGCTGAGATTCAGAATCTGACTCGGGATCTGATCAAGAGACTGATTGAAGGCGCGTGCGAGATCTTCTGGGAGCTTCTGGTTCAGGTGGAGCTGCAGAGGCAGACGCCGCCGCCTTCAGATTGCAGTATCCCTAGAGTGGTGACTTTCATCACTGATTACTGCAATAAGCTTCTTGGCGATGATTACAAGCCGATCCTCACGCAAGCCCTCGTGATCGAGAGAAGCTGGAAGCACGAGAAGTTCCAAGAGCGGATCCTTGTGAACGAGCTCTTGAACTTGGTTAAAGCCATCGAGCACAACTTGGAGACGTGGTCCAAGGCTTACGAGGAGGCTGCTCCGTCGTATCTGTTCTTGATGAACAACCACTGGCATTTGTACAAGTATTTGAAAGAAACGAAGCTCGGTGGCTTACTCGGAGATTCCTGGTTGAGGGACCACGAGCAGTGCGCGGGGTACTACTCCACCTCGTACCTGCGCGAGAGCTGGGGGAAGCTCCCGGCTCTCTTGAGCCGGGAGGGCTTGATCTTGTTCTCTGGCGGGCGTGCCACTGCCCGGAACTTGGTGAAGCAGAGGTTGAAGGCTTTCAACGAGGCTTTTGACGAGATGTACAAGAAGCAGGGGAGCTGGATCGTTGCAGACAAGGATTTGAGGGAGAAGACGCGGCAGGTCATAGTTCAGACGATTGTGCCTGTTTACCGGAGCTACATGCAGAACTACGGGCCGTTGGTGGAGCAGGACCAGAGCTCGAGCAAGTATGCGAAATACACGGCGCAGTCTATAGAGAAGATGTTGGACTCCCTCTTCCTTCCGAAGCCTCTCAAGCACGGGAGCAGCTTCAAGGCGAGGCGCCTCAGTGGGAAGTTCAACAATGCCGTTGTGGATCAGTATAAAGCTTCTCCAACGGTCACTGCGTAG
- the LOC131015051 gene encoding probable WRKY transcription factor 17, translated as MAVELLGYTSLNEQMAIQEAASAGLKSMEHLIRAVSHQQHQMQQQHQQQLDCREITDFTVSKFKKVITILNRTGHARFRRAPIQPQPQLQIQSSPRTPVQRQELTPAPIQPRNPAQPLSLFSLSPAPPAPQAPAASQPLTLDFTKPSACMGKDGGEVIGKDGLSLSAAVSTSGNSSSTFVSSITGEGSVSNGKGGSPSMFLAPAAPPISASKPPLSGKRCREHNHSDNISGKTSGSSRCHCKKRKSKVKRVIRVPAVSSKVADIPPDEYSWRKYGQKPIKGSPYPRGYYKCSTVRGCPARKHVERATDDPSMLMVTYEGEHRHTQGAMQEISAAGAPAQLVVFESS; from the exons ATGGCAGTGGAATTGCTTGGATACACCAGCCTCAACGAGCAAATGGCGATTCAGGAAGCGGCATCGGCCGGTTTGAAGTCTATGGAGCATTTGATTCGAGCGGTTTCTCACCAGCAGCACCAGATGCAGCAGCAGCACCAGCAGCAGCTTGACTGCCGAGAGATCACCGATTTCACCgtttcaaagtttaagaagGTAATCACGATTCTCAACCGGACCGGCCACGCCAGGTTCCGCCGCGCGCCTATTCAGCCACAGCCTCAGCTTCAGATTCAGTCGTCGCCGCGGACTCCGGTTCAGCGTCAGGAGTTGACTCCTGCACCGATTCAGCCGCGGAATCCGGCTCAACCTCTGAGCCTGTTCTCCCTCTCTCCGGCGCCCCCCGCGCCTCAAGCTCCTGCGGCGTCTCAGCCGTTGACGCTTGATTTCACGAAGCCTAGTGCCTGTATGGGGAAGGACGGCGGTGAAGTGATTGGAAAGGACGGACTCAGTCTTTCAGCCGCAGTGTCGACATCGGGTAACTCGTCGTCGACGTTTGTGTCGTCGATTACAGGTGAAGGCAGCGTGTCCAACGGAAAAGGCGGATCTCCATCGATGTTTCTAGCACCGGCTGCTCCACCGATCTCCGCCTCCAAACCTCCTCTCTCCGGGAAGAGGTGCCGGGAGCATAACCACTCAGATAACATTTCCGGCAAAACATCGGGTTCCAGCCGATGCCACTGCAAAAAGAG GAAATCTAAGGTAAAAAGAGTAATTAGAGTTCCGGCGGTTAGCTCAAAAGTTGCAGACATCCCACCGGACGAGTACTCTTGGAGAAAGTACGGGCAGAAGCCGATCAAGGGCTCGCCATACCCAAG GGGTTACTACAAATGCAGTACAGTGAGGGGATGCCCGGCGAGGAAGCATGTGGAGAGGGCGACCGATGATCCATCGATGCTGATGGTGACCTACGAGGGGGAGCATCGGCACACGCAAGGTGCGATGCAGGAGATCTCAGCCGCTGGTGCCCCTGCGCAGTTAGTGGTGTTTGAATCGTCGTGA